Genomic segment of Populus nigra chromosome 6, ddPopNigr1.1, whole genome shotgun sequence:
ttcAAATTAATTAGAGCTTCAAGAACCAAATTTGAAGGATAAAGAAATGCACAGtcctttttttgtcaaattcaaGGATCCCTTtgcatgccttttttttcttgaagcttggaaaataaatcataaagatCAAAGGGGGAAGTTCatgcctttcttttttatttcggtccctcaatttatttttcttgatttgatcCCTTTGCATTAGTTTTATTTAGAATATGACtaagtgttttattttggttgtcttgatttttttattttttcaatttgatttttttttaattttattctttcatatttgatttgtagaaaattaagttttagattttttttcattttgctttccatagattatcacatttttatttaatttttgttttattatcaaatattaagaggatatatttttataatattgaaaagcatttattttttaatttgatcgatgcatattttttttagtttgatttatttattgttgtttttttttctaatcatattgttaaattatttgtatttaagTTGAATCAACTATCTAAATCTcatattttctttactttttttaaatttgctaATGTCGCCTcaacatttcttttatattaagaaaaacttGTTCGACTGACGGCTCACTAATCTAGTTATGAATAATTAGTAATcttttaacatatttatatcTCTGTATTCGTGTCTAAACGttgatctggaaaaaaaaagatgaattatgTACAAACTTTTAACAAAATTGTTGTTTCCAAACAACTCATATTTGCAAAACACGACAGAACTATTAATGGTGCCTCCATTAGAGAGTACTGGccttctacttcttctttttttttttaataaatataggtGTGTTGGGGTTAacttatatgtattttaattaattttataaattctaaaattagtgattatataaattttcaataattctaaaaatactTAACTCATAATCaactcataattattaaaaaaacaattcaatgaaTTGAATTATTTCTTGTTATTGCTTTCTAAGAATAGGTGACAGGGTCATTAGTTgttcaactaaaaaaacaatcctaTAAATGGGCAAGTAGTTCTGGTCTTTTTGGTGTATAAATAGTGCACAGGCCCCCCACAACCCatctaaaaacaaagaaaacagatATTTTTGAGTGGAGGCCGGAATAAGATGCCGAGAAgagatattgatataaaaaaaagtttaattaaaaataaaaggagtggTTAATGGGCTGATGCTAACAAATTCCCGCCACATTGCATGTAGGTTTGTGCTTGGGCTAACTTTTGTCCAGAGAATATAGCAAGGCTGTTGAAAGGATTTGCCCCCACAATTCACTTTTGTGATAAACAATACAGCAAAGAGAAGTCATCTTCATGGATTCTTGACTGGTTCACGCAATTCATGGATTGATAAATGACGATGAAAGTCATCAATTATTTGGTAGCAGCTTCTGCTAGCAATCAATCAagattaattttgttgtttataaggTCACTTTCTTgatgggtgtttttttttatcctctgcCTCTGCCGAATCAATTATCGACGAGGTCAAACCATTTATGGCCCGGATGCCTCAGTTTGCTTACCAAGTCAGACTCTGGCCCAGGGAAGATCTCTTGGGCCAGTGACCCAGAACTATATAGCCTCTTTCATGTTCTCAAATACTTTCTGAGCATTTGCCAGGAAGAGTTCGGCGGCCGATCTATTTGCCTGGACTTTCGAAACACCAGAAACTTCTGCAATTTACCAGCCTGTGCCAGTTGTTATCGTGGCTGACACATAGAGGGAAGAACAGGTTCATTTGGTTCTCGAGGTAAAATTTGTCGGTGGTCTAGACTTGCCAAACAGTCAGATTGAATTAATTTGGTGTTGGATTTGACATTAGTTCCAGAAATTCAATCTGTTTGACgcgaatattaaatattcacaGTTCGAATTTGTTTGGTAATAGCATTAGGTTAGAATTTCTCCTGGTTCTAGAAAAGGGAAACTGTCAGAAATTGTGAAaccaggaaaaaaatgaaaagaaaaaatgtagGTCCAAAATCCAGATTCCAAATTAGATATGAAGTTAAGAACTTGTGCCTTGTGATCTCttgattgaataatattaaaaaatagtgtttgaattgcaataattactttttaaaatatttttttatttaaaaatacattaaaatattttttatttttaatatcaacaaatcaaaacaatttttttaaaaaaatataataaatacaaaaacagtCACAGTCCTGGAACGACTTCCGCTGTCGCTGTTTCTGGTTGGGTATTAAATTTGACcggaagaaaaggagggataCATGGTCATATTTTACGTCACTGAACTGAATAATTGAGAGTTCTGTGGCTAAACAATTACAAGGCTCCTCAGAATCCAAATCATTTTCCTTTGTAGTTTCATGTCAAGGGTAAAATAAAGATCAGATTTGGATCTCGACGCTGAAAATGTGATTTCCTTGTTTGACCgatagagagaaaagaaggcttctgtttttctttccttgtttaattttcaaacatttaTCCTACCGTCCACCGATGGTATGTATATTTCAGGCATCTTTAAAGTTTATAGCAGTAAAGGCAAGAAAATCTGCGCGCGCACAGCCATTCAAATGCAAAATcgaatatccttttctttttttcttgcttccgaatttttttatattcatcgaAGAATAATGATACGAGTAGTATACTTTTTATTGTTCGGAActactttttattatatttggatCTCTCATCTCGGACGTGAGAGTATAGCCATTCAAAACAGGATCAGATCAAGCTGTAGATTGAAGCTGTCGGTGAGTCCACTGGTTTTCATTGGCCAACCAATCAATGGACCGTGTATTTACCACAAAAAAAGGGGCTACGTGTTATAATTGTCttggttgtttttctttaacaaatatttttttattttttcatttcgaTAGTGTTTACTtattatttcaagataaaaatagttagagacatgtatataaatttattataaaaaaaaattaaagataattttttataggtctatgtttatgtttttgtctTCTGTGTACTTGTGTCTTCTATCTTGAGATGCTGACGAAATATTATTATGCTCTtctgattaaaattaattaaaattaattgatattttttaacaaaaatagttatttaactTTCGAGAATGAAAtgtcatttttataaaaacatgttaaatatatattagctTTCATTTCGAAAGACAttgttgcttttttaaaaaaataaaaggctacatgtttatttaagaaaaagataaaaaaaattataaaattataaaaaaatctatattgcAATTTACAAGTTTATGTAGTGAACTTTCATATAAACTagtaaactttaattttttttttttaaaaaaaagctagtaGGCTCACACATTTAAGATTAGGCtgggccaaaaaaaaaaacctccgaTTGCTCCCCTGCATGGAGGCAACACCTATGCTTTTCGTAGCATTTGTCTGTTCCTTAAACTAAAACAAGATGATATTTTGAAgagttaaattgataaaataatattttaaataatataaatataattttttttatcatgtatattttaatagaaaaaaattatttgaaaagctaaTTGTATTAAAGTGagaaataaatgttttattttttaatgagtttgatgtaattatttttctacataGTTATATTtacttggtttatttttttgtttgttcactttattgattttggtttttaaaaaaagatatgtaggaataatatttatatatataaaaaatatttagacatTTTATTTAGCATTCCTGTTAGAACATATAAAACAACATGAAAGagttgaaataatatatttttaatttttagctttCCATTTATCACACCCATGGAGCTGCTCTAACACTCGTTTACTCTTTGTTTTTTGAACACACAACCCATAAATATTTGTTGTTCTACATAGAAAGATATTCAGAGACAtgctataaaattttatatataaattatttttctggtttattaaaaaaaatggcaacataataataataataaaaaaccttttgaattaAGCCAAATCACTCGATTTCTAGGTTCACCAGGCACTCATAAGGGGTTTCACCGGGTCAATTGCAGACCCAGGTTTTATCTACTTCAAACCCCGCCAAGACCCAAAATCCCTTGTCAACCGGTTCTGTTGAGCCGGATTTGATAAGAATGCTTCGTATCCCTGATTGGTAGCTAGAATTTGTGAgaatttgtcttttttaattaaactagatACTTCTCGCAGTTTCTTCGATTGTTATGACCATTCTAAAAGTAAACAAAACCAGCTCCTTTTTCTCTCAATAACCATCATTCTGAAATGGAATTGCCCTTCTAGGCTTCAGAATCCATTGAAACACAGTCCgctaagtgtgtgtgtgtgtgtgtaaagcaATGAAAGCTATTTATAATCATCGTTGCTGGTGATCTGGCCGGGATATCATCTCGATTTTCAGGCGACCTTGcaaaattctctctctctctctctctctctgtagaATTGCTAAAAGAAATATAGCTTTTAGCATATCAATCAAAACGACGTAgctctatataaaaaataaacgttgtaacatttgtttattaaatcctgtagtttttatttattttgtcaaataCAATAGATTTTCAATTTGAATCTGGTAATAAAATTATGCACAAATCCGTTACTTTCTcgtgcttaaaaaaaaaaaaaaaaaaaaacgatggcATAGAGTATgtgaaaaatattaacaaaaaagtatgtataattagatttttttaaaaataaaaaaaggcctAAACTAAAACCACTATTCTCTGATAATTAATCATCATCCATTCTAATTTCTAAATCTATACAGGCACAGAAAATGAGGGCTTAAACTTAGCCGGCTCGTAACATAAAGGAGCCGCGGGGTGCTGCCACTTCGTGAACACCACTGGCTTCTCCCCCTCCGTTCCCTGACTCCTCGGCGGTGGTTGCGGATCCTCCCGAGACTTCATGTCCATCGCGGTAGGCGAAGTAATAAGCGGAGACAAGAGAGGAATCGCAACTTTCCaacaggaagaagaagaagaagaagaagaagaagctggaCTGATCTGCAAGGACGCTGGTCTCCGCCGCTGGAGCCTGCTGGGCTGCGACCGAGCTGCGGCGGAGCTGCTATTTCGAAGTGTATTTGCCATGATTAGATTTGTGAACACCACTACACAGATTGGGAGGGGAGAGGGGGGGTGCTTATATAGGATGCTATGCGAGGTGTGGCCCTTGGCTGGGGGTTATGGGCATGTGGTGTACACGTTGGGGAATCCCTTCTGTACAAGGAAAAGGTCAAAAGGCCTCGTAGCATTGCAATCCTTATATGGCTCGGCTTTTATTTAGCctttgctttttgcttttttggttcttctgatttgactgcaaggattttgattattttttttaattcttattttagtTTAGGGAATTTTTGCGacttttccctttttctttttccattttatatggGGTATTGTGTTGGCCGAATATGTTCAGGAAAATGCTAGAAAGGTGCAAAAgggaaggattttttttttcccattaagaAGACCAAAACGGGTACGTATTACTtaccatatattatttttaattaaattcttgataagaaaacaaaagatcaaACTTGAATTCACCTAGCAGGATACCATgccaatttctttctttcttttttactttcattcgaaggtaatttttattaatattgtgttATTCACActtcattagtttttcttttaaaggctTATTTGTATTAAAGTTGGTAATTATCTGCttggtttgtttctttttattattattattattatttgaaggtCAAATCATAAtacattataaaacaaattaaaagatatctTTGAAGTAATTGGAGCCATGGAAACATCTCATTGTTCATTGGAAGAatggaattatatttttatccttataatttttttttgatgaagcTTGCAATTAAGGGTggaagtgattttttttcaaattatacaaTGGTCATGCAAAATTGATTAGAAACAAATTGACAGGGATAcagtaaaataactattttatttttaaaagtaaaaaaaacaagcttttGATGAGGGGTTCTttagtcatttttaaaattttatccctgaatattttatttcatttgattttttttatctaactgaGTCCCTCTTTgctctatttttatattttatacttttcttaattattatattttttgaatttccttCCTTACcattttattgcatttattttttaatctaattttagtccttattctttttattgttatattcttatcattttttttatttatatttttttctttctattttacccctcaacatttaatttcatttaatttttttatccaattctaatccttattttttgattattttttttaaaaaaaattcttagtttaatttgtttttcaatttacaccctaattattttctttcattttgtttttataccatattttgtcttcattttttgggttttaaattgttttacaattgtatattttacttggttattttttcatgattccCTTTCAATAAAGcaatcttgatctcatgatcaGACCCAGtttaagtttggttttttttgggatcttttattaaaaattaatttttattcaaattcatcatttgatatttgattataAGACCTAGACCCTTAGCTTCATTGTTtgttcaactttttttcttgttgagttATATTGATCTCATATCTCGGGTAACAAGTTAATCAAGTTAACCATGATTGACTCAGATTATTTTCctcgatgtttttttataagattttttttttacaattttatcatttggtgTTAAATTATTGGCCCTTTAACTATGTGATTTTTcgcttttctttctattgagTTATCTCGAGTAcgagttagtcaagttaacttgggttagcttgtatttttttttctcaacatctttttttatttaactttggtttttttttttgctaggttCCTGTTTTggaagtcaattttttttttcatagtccATGTTGTAAGTGGCAAGTTAGTTGAGTTGACATGAATTGActcaaaaaaaagttttctcgattttttatgatatttttttaattttatcattttgtattaaattatttgcCTTTAAACTTTGTTcccttttcacttttctttttgtttggttattCCGAGGGCGGGTTGGtcaagttaacccaagttagtttgcattttctttc
This window contains:
- the LOC133696799 gene encoding uncharacterized protein At4g14450, chloroplastic-like encodes the protein MANTLRNSSSAAARSQPSRLQRRRPASLQISPASSSSSSSSSCWKVAIPLLSPLITSPTAMDMKSREDPQPPPRSQGTEGEKPVVFTKWQHPAAPLCYEPAKFKPSFSVPV